A single genomic interval of Camelina sativa cultivar DH55 chromosome 11, Cs, whole genome shotgun sequence harbors:
- the LOC109127306 gene encoding uncharacterized protein LOC109127306 yields the protein MALLVYSMNCFLLPTTICNEITQVISRFWWGEENGKRKIPWIAWNRQTLPKKEGGLDFKDPEAFNRALLAKQAWRLLRNPSILLSRLYKGLYHPTTSYLKAETGNAASYGWISIQEGKQPLQQGIQVRLGNGKSTRIWEDPWLPTLPPRPANGPILDRNIKVADLWFENHREWDPKIFEGVLNPEDQLLAKQLYLSQHAEQDTYEWPYIHHANYTVRSGYWVATHVDIQEDDAIQPPNRNVDLKQKI from the coding sequence ATGGCTCTCCTGGTGTACTCAATGAATTGCTTTCTTCTACCCACTACTATATGCAATGAGATTACCCAAGTAATCTCAAGGTTTTGGTGGGGAGAGGAAAATGGTAAAAGGAAAATACCTTGGATTGCATGGAATCGACAAACACTCCCTAAGAAAGAAGGTGGTCTCGACTTCAAGGATCCGGAAGCTTTCAATCGCGCTCTCCTTGCCAAGCAAGCTTGGCGATTATTAAGAAATCCTTCTATTCTATTATCAAGACTATACAAAGGCCTATATCACCCGACAACATCATATCTCAAGGCAGAAACCGGAAATGCAGCATCTTATGGATGGATATCAATTCAGGAAGGTAAACAACCTCTTCAACAAGGAATTCAAGTAAGACTAGGTAATGGCAAATCTACCCGTATCTGGGAAGACCCTTGGCTCCCTACCCTCCCTCCACGACCTGCAAATGGCCCTATTCTTGATAGAAATATAAAGGTGGCGGACTTATGGTTTGAAAACCACAGAGAGTGGGatccaaaaatatttgaagGTGTACTTAACCCGGAAGATCAACTCCTTGCAAAACAATTATACCTCTCTCAACATGCAGAACAAGACACCTATGAATGGCCATATATACACCATGCAAACTACACTGTCCGATCAGGTTATTGGGTGGCTACTCATGTTGATATTCAGGAAGATGATGCTATTCAGCCCCCAAACCGGAACGTTGACCTCAAACAGAAAATTTAG
- the LOC104723748 gene encoding auxin-responsive protein IAA14 — protein sequence MNLKETELCLGLPGGTETVAKSGVGNKRGFSETVDLKLNLQSNKQGHGDLNVAGSIKEKTLLKDPAKPPAKAQVVGWPPVRNYRKNVMANQKNGETDEAMSSAGGTVAFVKVSMDGAPYLRKVDLKMYNSYKNLSDALAKMFSSFTMGSYGAQGMIDFMNESKVMDLLNSSEYVPSYEDKDGDWMLVGDVPWPMFVESCKRLRIMKGSESIGLAPRAMEKCKNRS from the exons atgaaCCTTAAGGAAACGGAGCTCTGCCTTGGGCTCCCCGGAGGCACTGAAACCGTGGCCAAGTCGGGTGTTGGAAATAAGAGAGGCTTCTCTGAGACCGTTGATCTCAAACTCAATCTTCAATCTAACAAACAAGGACATGGGGATCTCAATGTTGCTGGATCTATTAAAGAGAAGACTCTCCTCAAAGACCCTGCTAAGCCTCCTGCTAA AGCACAAGTGGTGGGTTGGCCACCTGTGAGGAACTACCGTAAAAATGTTATGGCTAATCAGAAGAACGGCGAAACGGATGAGGCAATGAGCAGTGCTGGAGGAACCGTAGCCTTTGTGAAGGTTTCCATGGATGGAGCTCCTTATCTTCGGAAGGTTGACCTTAAGATGTACAACAGCTACAAGAATCTCTCTGATGCCTTGGCCAAAATGTTCAGCTCCTTTACCATGG gGAGTTATGGAGCACAAGGGATGATAGATTTCATGAACGAGAGTAAAGTGATGGATCTGTTGAACAGCTCTGAGTATGTTCCAAGCTACGAGGACAAAGATGGTGACTGGATGCTCGTTGGTGATGTCCCCTGGCC GATGTTTGTAGAGTCGTGCAAACGTTTGCGCATTATGAAAGGATCCGAATCAATTGGCCTTG CTCCAAGAGCAATGGAGAAGTGCAAGAACAGATcctga
- the LOC104723750 gene encoding uncharacterized protein LOC104723750 codes for MELRKKQSTYLKRLRLQKEIFLLPSPHLPSIKPGSTPFPPSPSSFYIATSDRPLLLLSKYFAKMRKSMQKKPIQSSGERSVISLPLNQPVNAPLRTETDKWFYSSITKLEKNQARLEKKLACQALIITKLTHAVKKYAPALVFKRSTKEKDPRRYHSDGDLSDTSLSFPFILEEHDLDENDVTSEPLAPADPSTLEDDAPSSSDDEC; via the exons ATGGAGCTTCGCAAGAAACAATCTACATATTTGAAACGCTTGAGACTGCAAAAAGAG ATATTCTTGTTGCCCAGCCCGCATCTTCCATCTATTAAGCCAGGCAGTACACCATTTCCGCCTTCACCAAGTTCCTTCTATATAGCTACTAGCGACAGACCGCTTTTGCTGCTAAGCAAATACTTCGCTAAGATGCGCAAGTCAATGCAAAAAAAACCCATACAGTCCTCCGGTGAGAGATCGGTTATCTCTCTACCACTTAACCAACCTGTAAATGCTCCCCTGCGCACCGAGACAGACAAGTGGTTCTACTCTTCTATCACTAAGCTGGAAAAGAACCAAGCACGGCTTGAGAAGAAACTGGCATGCCAGGCTTTGATCATCACTAAACTGACGCACGCCGTAAAGAAATATGCTCCTGCACTCGTCTTTAAGCGTTCTACCAAAGAGAAAGACCCGCGCCGGTACCATTCTGATGGGGATTTAAGCGATACTAGTCTCAGCTTTCCTTTTATTTTGGAGGAGCATGATCTTGACGAAAATGATGTCACCAGTGAACCACTAGCTCCAGCTGACCCATCAACTTTAGAAGACGATGCGCCGTCTTCCTCGGATGACGAGTGCTAG